A stretch of DNA from Trichomycterus rosablanca isolate fTriRos1 chromosome 1, fTriRos1.hap1, whole genome shotgun sequence:
ctactactatatttattaataaagaccAGTGCTATTtaccatgacttgacatgagcataaaccactaacatgacttgacatgagcataaaccactaacatgacttgacatgagcataaaccactaacatgacttgacatgagcataaaccactaacatgacttgacatgagcataaaccactaacatgacttgacatgagcataaaccactaacatgacttgacatgagcataaaccactaacatgacttgacatgagcataaaccactaacatgacttgacatgagcataaaccactaacatgacttgacatgagcataaaccactaacatgacttgacatgagcataaaccactaacatgacttgacatgagcataaaccactaacatgacttgacatgagcataaaccactaacatgacttgacatgagcataaaccactaacatgacttgacatgagcataaaccactaacatgacttgacatgagcataaaccactaacatgacttgacatgagcataaaccactaacatgacttgacatgagcataaaccactaacatgacttgacatgagcataaaccactaacatgacttgacatgagcataaaccactaacatgacttgacatgagcataaaccactaacatgacttgacatgagcataaaccactaacatgacttgacatgagcataaactactaacatgacttgacatgagcataaaccactaacatgacttgacatgagcataaaccactaacatgacttgacatgagcataaaccactaacatgacttgacatgagcataaactactaacatgacttgacatgagcataaaccactaacatgacttgacatgagcataaactactaacatgacttgacatgagcataaacttaacatgacttgacatgagcataaactaagAACATCGTAGgtaacataggctaaacataggCTAGGCACaaaggctaaacataagctaggaacatgggcTAAACATACGACGCGAAGCAaaccaaaataaaccaaaataaaccaaaataaaccaaaataaaccaaaataaaccaaaataaaccaaaataaaccaaataacccctgccagtctgttcctcagctctccttttaaACCGTCCCTGATTAGGAGCAGCTGAGGCTGATTAGCTCAGGGAGCCAATCAGGAGACTGAGTGAGCTCATGgtgaggggggcgtggcacctcaggagcacacacagaggctcaaaTCGTGACACATTGCTACATCACATTTGTGGATTGGCTCGTAAACGAGCAGATTTTACATTGCatggtgtaaataaaacaaaattagcTGAGCTAGTAAACCTCACAAGGTAAAAGAGCTAACATTAAAGCTAAAAGTTTAGCACAACTCCCCCGTAAAGCCGCTACAGTTACTTAGTACTGCAAAAAACAATCTgtactttcattcattcattcattcattcattcattaacttAAAAACATTTCATGAACTATTAACTTACTTCAGTATTCAGCCAAGCCGAGACTTCTAACCggtgcataaaaaaaataactgtCGCTCCCGCGTTCTGACCGATGCTCAAAGAGCATGCGCAAAGCAGACAAAGCGCATGCGCGGCTTGCTCTTCAGCAACACGCAATATCTTAATTTTTCTCAACTCGATTTTTCAAGTTTTGCGTATTTTCTGTTAAATGTTAAGCACAACAATACATTTTGAGTTAGGTAAACTTTTAACTCATTGAATTAAGTAACCAACTTACTATTTCAAGTAGCGATAACTAATTCTGAAGttctattttttacagtgtgtgggaatttatgcccattcagtcaaaagatgacagtgtttgtatggctgggtactGATGTTGATGCTCTGGTTCATTCCGAAGAGCTCAGAagtctgtgcaggacactggagtttctttaaatcaagctggaacaggaaaggaccttccctaaactgttgtttctttatataattgatttattacatctgttagcaactgttgtggctgaaacacatgagttCAATCATTAGACggggtgttccaatacttttgtccacatagtgtatATTCTGAAACATAGATGCGATTagtgacaacagtttagggaaggccctttcctgttccagcatgactacgCCTCTGTACACTAAAGTATGGTtagaaggaactccagtggcctgcacacagccctgacctcTGCCTTAtcgaacacttttgggatgaattggaacgccgATTATGAGCCATTGGTGCCTGAAGCCAGCACTGCACTGTCGATCTTCACTTCACATATGACACGTAGGACCTCAGACTAGCACGTACACTCTCAGAAAGCATCTGGTTCATCTTCACatcagtcactgctggattCCTACATAAGAGACTCACAGCGTTTCCGGCaatcaggatccttacacagcgtatgaagacccacccaacACACCCATGGTCTAAAGATAGAtaccccaccctgcagatacggtggccagttagtatctTTTGCAGGCacggccaattatgcccaccagatggcacccagccgatcagtggcaacaccgagtttcgaacccaggagttcagaatctcggtgttggtgtgctagcggaatatccagctGTGCCACATGGGCACCACACTcataaacctagaacatccagcgagggtgcgaggcttcatgatCTGTCTCAAAGACAAAAATTCTCCTCCGTGTTTTGCTCCTCCCCCCCCAcctccacagaattggttgttagttttccaaactcagttacccgagtcgtgtttttagctgctttacacttccacatcagaatcagaatccgAATACTTTATTGACCCTAGAGGGAAATTGCATTTTGGACagtttgactaagcgattgctaactgaattactgtaggattgctagtgtcagagacttttctgtgctgtagtgtgctgacaacggctgcgtctgaaatcacatacttaaacagtatgtactTAATTagaggcagtgcgcactgctcgtTAGGTAAagcagtacagtagacccttcacttacgaatttaattggttctcggacgctcactcgttcttgagccaaaataacattaaaatatgaagatgcctcagtagtaaGGATATTAagtcatctaggatttcgaacagcctccttctcgggagtgcgcacaggatgacgtaacaTGCGCCTATGTAaagagctcactagcttttcgaacacaccctctaTCAGTACAGTAAGCACACATCCTCAGACGTACTACGTCCACCATCTcaccaacgtcacgtgatgcatgacgtctcATCGCCTCAATTATAAcgttttaaaatcagacaaaactctccacaaagctacttataacgttatttagggttgtacttctttaatcataaaattttaacacacacatcataacacTGACTTAGAAGAGCCACCAGGATAGTTATTGACCCCCACACACTCGGCCTATGGACTGTTCACCCTTCTGCCCTCTGGCTGAACACTACTGCAGCATGCGATGCTGGACTGCCAGACTTCTTTCTACAAGCCACCAGACTACTCAACTCCCTTTAACAGCACACACAACACACCTGGACACACTTACAGTCTgtctaaacacattttattctGTGCAATAACTCAGTATTTAACACcaggcattttatttattacttcatTGGTGGCAtgtttacagttacagttacactgtaataacaatagcctcaccactgctaattatgtgcaatattttttactcaacgtgtatacaccgatcagccataacattaaaaccctacactcactttccattttattagctccacttaccataaagaagcactttgtagttctacaattactgactgtaggccatctgtttctctgcatgctttgttagccccctttcaccctgttcttcaatggtcaggacccccacaggaccaccacagagcaggtattatttaagtggtggatgattctcagcaatgcagtgacactgacatggtggtggtgtgttagtgtgtgttgtgctggtatgagtggatcagacacagctgcacTCCTAGTTGTAAagtctgaatgacaataaagttcacttTGACTTCAATTTTTGTCCTACTCTCCTGATTCTCcgctttccgccatctttcttcgTCCACTTCGAATGCCTTTGCAGCTTCAGTTAAATTATGGGCTAGATTATCAGACCTCAGTGTACTGTGTtcgcatactcaaaaatggctgctgatgcagtatggaagtatgcgatttcagacgcagccaatgtttgatgtttttttgtttgtttattaggactttaacatcATGCTCCACACGTTTGattacattgatgacaggaacagtagttactcattacccatgactcatcagtccacaaggttataacaaacacagtcatggacaatttagtattgccaattcacctcacttgcacgtctttggactgtgggaggaaaccggagcacccggagtaaacccacgcagacacgaggagaacttgcaaactccacacagaaaggacccggaccgccccacctggggatcgaacccaggtccttcttgctgtgagacgacagtagtacccacttagccactgtgccgtccccaatgtttgatgtgtgtgtttatgtattgagtgtATTTTCTTCTTTTGATGATTCCATAatcagtgtaaaagtgtgtttctctacacacgtgatcatctctgtatagtctgtgctcaaaagaacaaaccagtaaagtatttgtatgtgtgatggactggcgacctgtccaaggtgtttcctaccttttgcccaataaattggacccactatgaccctgaccaggataaagcggtggtaaaacagacatcagGAGAAATTTAGAAgagactttattttattttattttataatcacACACATTTCCAGTTTccagttcagaatcccagtttAATTAGAACACTATACAGTGAtaaacacgtgtgtgtgtgtgtgtgtgtgtgtgtgtgtgtgtacagttatTGATAAAAACGTAACACAACAGCAGGGTGGAGAGGATTCGTTCATTACTGACATTTCACATGACGAATAAAGATACAGAAGAATCTGAGACCTGTCACGACTTGGTGCATTTCTTTTTACAAAAAGTAAAAGTCGAGGCGAATACAAAAccaaaaactgtgtgtgtgtgtgtgtgtgtgtgtgtgtgtgtgtgtgattcgtCTTTACGCAAtacagaaaattaataaataaaaaataaaaacctcttaattttacatttgtagCACAAAAAAGGCAGAAAGGAAGAAAAACTCCAACTATTCACATATGTCTAAACAGGATCaaataatgaaagaaaataCGAGGATATTGAtacgagtgtgtgagtgtgttagtgaggggtgtgtgtgttggtgaggtgagtgtgtgagttcTTTACATCAGCATCTTGGCGAGCAGGAGTGAGACCAGTGAGCCGatggtgagtgtgagtgtgttggtgaggggtgtgtgtgtgttgttgaggggtgtgagtgtgttgttgaggggtgtgagtgtgttgttgaggggtgtgagtgtgttgttGAGGGGTTTGAGTGTGTTGTTGAGGGGTGTGAGTGTGTCGCCGTTGCACAGATCAGTGGAGCAGCAGGTCTTATACATTTGGTAGATGGTGGTGTCGCTGCTCCCCGGCAGGGTAAAGTTGGAGGTCTTGTTGCAGTCGGCCACGGCCAGGCAGCCCTTCTGAGTAAACTTAATCACACCAGCTaagaataaacacacaccacaacacAGAGAACTGTTACAGCAGGGcacaaagagtgtgtgtgtgtgtgtgtgtgttgaatgtatcatggtagtgtgtattagtgtgtgtgtaagtgtatgtgtgagtgtgtatggtgctgGTTTGCGTGTATTattgtgtcagtgtgtgagtgagtgtgtgttggatGTATTATGGtagggtgtgagtgtgtgtgtgtgtgttgaatgtatcatggtagtgtgtattagtgtgtgtgtaagtgtatgtgtgagtgtgtatggtgctgGTTTGCGTGTATTattgtgtcagtgtgtgagtgagtgtgtgttggatGTATTATGGtagggtgtgagtgtgtgtgtgtgtgttgaatgtatcatggtagtgtgtattagtgtgtgtgtaagtgtatgtgtgagtgtgtatggtgctgGTTTGCGTGTATTattgtgtcagtgtgtgagtgagtgtgtgttggatGTATTATGGtagggtgtgagtgtgtgtgtgtgtgttgaatgtatcatggtagtgtgtattagtgtgtgtgtaagtgtatgtgtgagtgtgtatggtgctgGTTTGCGTGTATTattgtgtcagtgtgtgagtgagtgtgtgttggatGTATTATGGtagggtgtgagtgtgtgtgtgtgtgttgaatgtatcatggtagtgtgtattagtgtgtgtgtaagtgtatgtgtgagtgtgtatggtgctgGTTTGCGTGTATTattgtgtcagtgtgtgagtgagtgtgtgttggatGTATTATGGtagggtgtgagtgtgtgtgtgtgtgttgaatgtatcatggtagtgtgtattagtgtgtgtgtaagtgtatgtgtgagtgtgtatggtgctgGTTTGCGTGTATTattgtgtcagtgtgtgagtgagtgtgtgttggatgtattatggtagtgtgtgtgtgtatgtattagtgtgtgtggtgctgatttgaatgtattatggtagtgagtgtgtgtgtgtatattagtgtgtgtgtgtgtgtgtgtgtgtgtgtgtgtatggtgctggaagctcagcttcccctaaaatgtcaaaaattaaatggtcaaacatgtacagttgtgttaacatttatgcgttagaacacgttcatctggaagacgagttcgttcagaatcagctacttatcacagaTCCACTGACTCAAACTTCTCATACTTTCCCGGAGCGTCAGTGCATTtacccgtagaagctgagcatctattcacttcaacggggCTGCatggaacttttttttttcattgcttcgaaactcgccgtcattggataaatgccactattttgtcccgcccctggacgctgagcgtctctgggggtgaatggagctgtgggtggGTCTGGACGCGgggcttctgcaagatgattggaggatcagtcgaaaggctgaatcccatctacacgtcacttaatcactgggagcttcagtcacatcgtggattttgcgagtgaagtcgaaagacaaactgcaacccatttcttggtatttgcttgaaaagtaacagagggcagaatttatgtataaataaattgacaaattttatgatgtaagccgacaatgagcttcccctctttgaaagaccagcagccgccactggtgtaTATGTATTAGTGCGTGTatggtgctggtttgagtgtattgtggtagtgtgtgagtgtgttggatgtattatggtagtgtgtgagtgtgtgctgagtctatcatggtagtgtctgtgtgtatattaatgtgtgtgtgtatgtattagtgtgtgtatggtgctggTTTATTATTgtagtgtatgggtgtgtgctgagtctatcatggtagtgtgtgtgtggtgctggtttgagtgtattattgtagtgtatgggtgtgtgctgacactaccataatacatccaacacactcacacacaactgTACACACCTAagcaagactggagtgaaggcactaaaggacaacctccattttgctcttcgccacccatctgcttcttggactgactcgacacaatacgtgcatcctcaacctccctcacctgctttcaaccatgaaggaccatcaaacatacaatccccatcactggagaacacagctcaggctgagtttctgactcttgatgaaagctattacgaccttcaccatcaggcagtgacacagcagtcaacaGCAGAGACATCACAGTCATCCTCCAACTTCTCTATCTCAACAGCATCACCCccacatatggatttcacagagaaaatggagaaactggtgtgtgttgggactaaattctcacactccatctcagccagtccacaggtttcaCCCAAAAAGCCCAGGGCAGCCCTTCCCCCGcttcccccccttcccccccgttctctgaggccacttcagcaccgtcagcagcagccttgtacttcatctactctggctgtacagagttcagaatgttcagcgagtgctactgatagcggctgcagaatacaaaacaatgataactcgttgtgatgtgttcagggtccttgctatagcagatatgatactgacaacagtttggagagtaagcttggacccagtatgcctgttttctattcctgtgttgattagaaatagaaagaatagaacgcattcagcatatcaagtcaaccagtctaacctcttacctgtaccacgacaacctcgggctgccccaggggctcctgtggttcctttaaagctagctctgcttaatgttagatctctagccaacaaatcatttttagtgaatgacataattctatcctacagtttagattttctgtttctaactgaaacatggttagcagaaggcagcagtgctactgttcttaatgaaacagcaccagcaaacttcagttctatgaatgtgtgtcgaaGAGGTAGGAAAGAtggaggagtagctgccttatttaaagatgtattccagtgcaaagagactgtacttggcaattttatgtcttttaaatacctctgttttattttgaagggtactcccaaaattatatttttaaccatttataaacctccaagatccatgcttttatctccagtagggtggactattgtaatggtctcttaactggacttcccaaaaagaccattaaacagttacagctcattcagaacgctgctgctagagttttaactaagacgaagagaactgagcacatcactccagttctaaaatctctacactggcttccagttagttacagaatttaaagtgctgctactggtctataaatcactgaatgggttcggcccagaatacatctcagaaatgtttagagattataaacccagtagatctcttagatccatggactcaggtcagctagttgagcccagagtccaaactaaacatggtgaagcagcatttagctgttgggctgcatagaactggaacagactgccaggagatattagatgttcctcaaatgtagaaatgtttaaatccaggttaaaaacttttcttttttcttgtgcctatgattgagctcgaaatttttgctattaccctcattttaccgtatttcttttagtttttcatgctcttaataatttttttatagtaCTGTATGAGTGTTTGTAGATATTACTGCAGTATAATTAATCACTTATAATAAtgtgtatctctcttgttttaattttatattctctaaactgtagggtatattttactatattttcctttagttttcatgttcttaattgcttatctctcttgtttgaattacatgttcttaattgtaactaaatgtttgcaagaagtctttctgaggttctagatctcaggaatgttttaatgctttaaacagggatttttgtatctattggtcctggattttgtaaagttgctttgagacaatgtctattgtaaaaagcgctatataaataaagttgacttgacttgacttgcttttaatttttccttatgtaaagcactttgaattgccactgtgtatgaaaggtgctatacaaataaacttgccttgccttgcctatcatggtagtgtgtgtgtattagtgtgtgtatggtacTGGTttgagtgtattattgtaatgtataggtgtgtattagtgtgtgtgtgtattagtgtgtgtatggtgctggtttgagtgtattattgtagtgtatgggtgtgtattagtgtgtgtgtgtattagtgtgtgtatggtgctggTTTGAGTCTATTATTGTAGTGTAtgggtgtgtattagtgtgtgtgtattagtgtgtgtatggtgctggtttgagtgtattattgtagtgtatgggtgtgtattagtgtgtgtgtatgtattagtgtgtgtatggtgctggtttgagtgtattattgtagtgtatgggtgtgtattagtgtgtgtgtatgtattagtgtgtgtatggtgctggTTTGAGTCTATTATTGTAGTGTAtgggtgtgtattagtgtgtgtatggtgctggtttgagtgtattattgtagtgtatgggtgtgtattagtgtgtgtgtgtgtattagtgtgtgtatggtgctggTTTGAGTCTATTATTGTAGTGTAtgggtgtgtattagtgtgtgtatggtgctggtttgagtctatcatggtagtgtgtgtgtgtgtgtgtgtgtgtgtgtgtgtgtatgtaggcgGTGGACTGTGCATTTATATTAACAAAGCTTGGTGCACGAACTTTGTCACTGTTGGGAAACACTGCTCGGCTAACATAGAATATCTCATGGTGAAGTGTAGACCTTTCTATCTGCCTAGGGAGTTCACTTCTACTATTATAACCGCAGCCTATATCCCCCCGGATGCTAATGCCAAGCTTGCTATAAACGAACTTTATTCAGCCATCAGCAAACAACAGACTGCGCACCCAGAGGCTGCATTTATAGTTGCAGGTGATTTTAATCACTCAAACTTAAAGACAGCACTGCCAAAATTCCACCAGCATGTTTCCTGCAATACAAGAGGAAACAAAACTTTGGATCATGTTTATACAAACATTTCTGGAGCTTACACTGCGacccccctcccccacctgGGACAGTCAGACcatctttctttgtttctcaTTCCTAAGTACTCTCCACTTATCCAACGTGTGAAGCCATCAACATCAACCATCAAGGTGTGGCCAGCGGGGACAGACGCTGTACTTCAGGACAGGTCCCAACACACGGACTGGAGTATGTTTGCTTCACAGGCTACTTGTGGCTCTCACACGGATATCGACACACTGTTAGACATTTCTGTAATTTCTACAGTTATTAACCACATACCACacagtaaaatactgtaaataggttttacagtacataacagtATTTTCCACTGCATCATGACAATTTTGCCTGATGCCAAATACTGAATACAgagatttactgtatttttgacattgaggtaaattactgtaattaccTTTGGCGCCAAACGATTTTATTGACAAGATTCAACCTAATTTTCAGCTGTGAGAGTTTTGAACTGATGTTGTTTGCCTAACGGTTCAGCTTCGGAACCACCACATTATCTCAGGTTTTGCGGGAAGGAGTTTAGGAGAGGCACGCACACAGAAACAGTTCGGCTATGATGGATGGAGCAGCAGTGGAGCAGCAGGGGTGCTGAGACTCTTGAAGAGGATTTTTTACACCAAAACTGGGAACCAgcaaaaaataaaggtaaagagtCTACGACAGTTAggacaataaattaaaaatagtcACGGTTATCGGGACTGTTGTGCACTATAGGAGCGTTAGCATTACTTGTGGGCAACTTTTTtccaaagtaaaacaagtaaacgTTCCATTTTACAAATGACTGTGAGTTTCATGTTTAAAAGCTAAGTTAGTCAGGTTAGGTGAAATTTACGACACGACAGCGCTAGCATAGTAGCTAATCTCCTGCGACGCTGTTGTTTAACAGTCACCACAGGATCCTTACAAAACATTGTAATTTTCAGAAAGATTAGATTTATTTTGAGGATACTGTATTGAATTGCATAGAACTGTTAAAGATGATCTTTCTGTGATTACAGGTGAACAATGCTGAATGGATTGTTAATGGAAAAGAACAAGGCAGGTTCCAGGTTGAGAAGTGGTTTACCTCACTGCGTTTGCTACCCAGGGTCTACCTATAGGAACACCTAGGTTCATTTCATGTTAAGTCGGGTATGTGAGTCCACAGTGTTGAGTGGAGTTTTATACCAAAACTACTGTGTTTCTGTAACCCTGCATTTCTGAAGCTCATGTGTTATTTCTAATGTAACTTTATCTAGATTCATTGTTCATTGTTGTACTATGCATTCAATACTGAATTATTTAACAGTGAAAGTGTTTTTCTGTAATATGAATTAACatgaattttgtacatgttatgttaatgcacattgtgttattttaaatgtgttgttttaaatgtattttgaaagttgcatggattaaagtaagaatgtttttaaggaaattctgtacttgtacacgtttttgttgaaagtgctttaagcatttgcagtgatttaaataaagaatttgatatgttgcaataattgtctgtgtggattaaatAGCAGTATTGTGTAAGTTATAAGTCAAATAAGCACAatttacagattttaaaaattttttaaattaaatttaacaaataattacagtattgtacagttaacctaagtttttactgtggtggtactgtaaaatgcaattacagtaacattaagttactgtaaaataaaatacagttatggtACTGTAAATTTGAATTACAGTAACTTACTGGCAACAGTGTTGCCAGTAAGTTACTGTAAAAACCCTTTGAAATGTCTAACAGTGCACGTACACCTCCTCTGTGCTGGATTATATCAAAACCACCACTGATAGTGTTACCACACAAAAACAGATCACCACGTACCCAAATCAGAAGCCATGGATGAATAAGGAGGTGCGTCTTCTGCTGAAAGCCCGTAACATCGCCTTCAGAACAGGTGATGCACAGGCCTACAGCACATCCAGGGCAAACCTGAGGAGGGGCATCAAAAAGGCCAAGCACTGCTACAAGCTAAAGGTTGAGGAACACTTCAACTCCGACCCCCGACgcatgtggcagggcatccaggtcATCAGCAACTACAAGCCCAGCAACTCCATCCCGGTAACTACAGATGTCTCCTTCCTGAACGAGCTAAATGACTTTTATGCTCGCTTTGACAGAGACAACAGGGAGACGGCTACCCAGACCAGACTCTCTGCAGACCACCAGCCCCTCTCACTCTCCTCCACAGACATCTACACTGCACTGAGCCAGATCAACGCACGCAAAGCTGCTGGTCCAGACGGCATTCCTGGGCGAGTGCTGAGAGCATGTGCGGAGCAGCTGACTGGAATTTTTACGGACATTTTCAACCTGTCTCTCACCCAGGCAACTGTACCTACCTGCTTCAAATCCACCTCCATCGTACCAGTGCCGAAACACTCCAGCCCGACGTGCCTGAATGACTACCGCCCTGTAGCACTCACACCCAttgtcatgaagtgcttcgagcgaCTGGTCCTGGCACACCTGAAGAACTGTCTCCCACCCACACTGGACCCACATCAGTTTGCATACCGCAGCAATAGGTGTACAGAGGATGCTGTCTCCATGGCGCTGCACTCTGTGCTTACACATCTGGACAATAGCAACACATCCGCACGAATGCTGTTTGTTGACTTCAGCTCAGCATTTAATACCGTAATCCCTTCCAAGTTAGTCACAAAACTTGGAGAACTGGGTATTAACACCTCCCTTTGTCACTGGATTATGGACTTTCTTACCAACAGACCTCAGCATGTTAGGTCAGGACACACCTACTCCATCACCATCTCACTCAATACAGGCgtaccacagggctgtgtgctgagcccaTTCCTCTACTCCCTTTTTACCCACGACTGCAGGCCTGTGCATGGATCCAACTCCATcattaagtttgctgatgacaccacgGTGATTGGACTCATCAGTAACAACGATGAGACAGCCTACAGGGAGGAGGTACAGCATCTGGCCACATGGTGTGAGGACAACAACCTGCtcctcaac
This window harbors:
- the LOC134301824 gene encoding prostate stem cell antigen-like, producing MACSRRAEVSGTLFIFSLCVSGHALQCYKCDLGLGSFCTANKTTCQAGESCFNGNGTAAGVIKFTQKGCLAVADCNKTSNFTLPGSSDTTIYQMYKTCCSTDLCNGDTLTPLNNTLKPLNNTLTPLNNTLTPLNNTLTPLNNTHTPLTNTLTLTIGSLVSLLLAKMLM